The nucleotide sequence TGCAAGTACCGTGTTTGGTAACCCTGCCGGCATGTCGCGACTCAAGCGTCAGCAAGTAACGGGCGGCTTCGCCGTTATTGATGCCTCCAGTGACATCAACGATGCCAGCGGCAGCCAGTCCGGTACCAACAAGGGCGACATGGTGCCGTTCACTGGGGTTCCGATGGGCTACTACGTCAACCCTATTGATGATCAGTGGGCTTTCGGCCTGGGTGTCTATGCCCCTTTCGGCCTGATTACCGATTACGAAAGCAATTTCCAAGGCCGTAACTTCGGCAGCAAGAGCGAAGTGAAGGTCGTTACTTTCCAGCCAACCATCAGCTATGCCTTCAATGACAAGGTGTCGATTGGTTTTGGTCCGACGATCAACCGTATTTCCGGTCAGTTGGAGTCGGCGCTGACCACCCCGTTCTCGCCTAACGACGGCAACGTGAAGATCAAAGGCGATGACATTGGCTACGGCTACAACATCGGCCTGCTGGTCCAGGCAACCGACACTACTCGCGTCGGCCTGACCTACCACTCCAAGGTCAAGTACAAGCTCGACGGCCATACCGAAGTGACTCCGGGCGCAGGCACACCTGCCGGTTTCCTGAGCAGCGGACGCTATGACGCCTCTCTGGACATCACGACACCTGAAACGGTGGACTTTTCGGTCACACAGCAGATCAATGATGCCTGGACAGTCTACGCCGGCAGCACCTGGACTCGCTGGAGCCGCCTGAAAGACATCACAGTCAACAATGACGTAACAGGCGGTGGCGCGCTGAACCCGACCTTTTTCGACAGCATCACCGAAGAACAGAACTGGCACGACACCTGGGCCTACGCCATTGGTACCTCCTACCAGTTGAACAAGCAGTGGGTACTGCGTACCGGCCTGACCTTCGACCAATCGCCAGCCAACAACACCGACCGCTCGCCACGCATCCCGACCGGCGACCGGACCGTCTTCAGCCTGGGAGCCGGCTGGAGCCCGACCGACGATCTGACCATCGACGTGGCTTATTCCTACCTCAAGGAGGAAAAGGTCCGTGTCAACAACAGCAACGGGGCCCCACTGAACCAGTCGTACAACGCTGAGTACGAAAACAGCGCAAACGGCTTCGGTGTTGGCGCAACCTACCGCTTCTGATGATCCACGGCGAGCCTGAACCCCTCGCCATCCGAAGCAAAAAAAAGCCCCGCACTCTGCAAAGAGCCGGGGCTTTTTCATGGCTGACAGTCAGGGCCTGGAAGCAATCGCCGCCTCCACCGCCTTGATGAACTCAGGATCGTCGGGCTTGATCCGGCTGGAAAAACTGCCAATAACCTTGCCCTGCCGATCCACGACGTACTTATAGAAATTCCATTTCGGCGCGCCGGACTGTTCGGCCAGGTGCTTGAACAGCGGTATGGCGTCCGCCCCGCGCACCGGTTGCGGTTCAGTCATGGTGAAGGTCACGCCATAGTTGACGTAACAGACCTTGGCCGTCTCGGCCCCATCCTTGGATTCCTGTTTGAAATCGTTGGACGGCACACCCAGCACTTGCAGCCCTTGATCCTTGTAGCGCTGGTTCAACGCCTCAAGGCCTTTGAACTGTGGCGCGAACCCGCAGAAGCTGGCGGTGTTGACCACCACCAGCGGCTTGCCGGCGAAGCGCTGGCACAGATCGATGGTTTCCTTGGCCCGCAG is from Pseudomonas sp. B21-056 and encodes:
- a CDS encoding OmpP1/FadL family transporter → MKKMMLKTSLGLAVTLASSQLFASGFALNEQSISGMGTGFAGRSSSADDASTVFGNPAGMSRLKRQQVTGGFAVIDASSDINDASGSQSGTNKGDMVPFTGVPMGYYVNPIDDQWAFGLGVYAPFGLITDYESNFQGRNFGSKSEVKVVTFQPTISYAFNDKVSIGFGPTINRISGQLESALTTPFSPNDGNVKIKGDDIGYGYNIGLLVQATDTTRVGLTYHSKVKYKLDGHTEVTPGAGTPAGFLSSGRYDASLDITTPETVDFSVTQQINDAWTVYAGSTWTRWSRLKDITVNNDVTGGGALNPTFFDSITEEQNWHDTWAYAIGTSYQLNKQWVLRTGLTFDQSPANNTDRSPRIPTGDRTVFSLGAGWSPTDDLTIDVAYSYLKEEKVRVNNSNGAPLNQSYNAEYENSANGFGVGATYRF
- a CDS encoding glutathione peroxidase, with product MLMRWLAVPALLLVVTGQAWAADCPPLLEGSLPKLRAKETIDLCQRFAGKPLVVVNTASFCGFAPQFKGLEALNQRYKDQGLQVLGVPSNDFKQESKDGAETAKVCYVNYGVTFTMTEPQPVRGADAIPLFKHLAEQSGAPKWNFYKYVVDRQGKVIGSFSSRIKPDDPEFIKAVEAAIASRP